A genomic window from Micromonospora sp. WMMA1947 includes:
- the secD gene encoding protein translocase subunit SecD: MAPPQGQMRPGRQLAVLGLIFVVLYLLVFFSGGASGGWKDRLEPRLGLDLVGGTRLTLEATNTVDGKPPTADNLEEARQIIESRVNAYGVAEAEVVTEGNRNIVISLPGQNRDLTDVGEAAELRFRKVLKATDGSGAAAAPAPTPSASPSGAATPTPSGSASPQATTSPKVSGSPSAGGQGGMAPTPSASASASPSAAAPSPSASAEPVAQSIEQQRKAVEQKVGAAAWAAASGLQAPADLTTDPSLADKLKPFGTLTPQEVAVLPVEMQFNVPTITCTQLDTRPAASIKDEKQKAVACESGAKYLLDVAKVLGTDVKNASAQLDQTSSWVVSLNFTGKGQEKWTALTREAFNNEGQACDQTALGQDGKCRVAVVLDNEIVSSPEIQGVLTGDSQITGSFDNKAANALASQLRYGALPVTFEPQEQQNVTATLGDSHLKAGLLAAGIGMLLVIIYSFFYYRLLGSVIFLSLVLSALLVFGALVVLGRSIGFTLTLAGIAGMIVSLGVAADSFVIYFERLKDEIREGRSPRSAVPRAWIRARRTIISANAITLMSAVVLYIVSVGAVKGFAFALGLATVLDLVVVFLFRHPIMTMFARTRAFLSPRVSGLGRALPARSTEPGTARNPRVKEA, translated from the coding sequence GTGGCACCACCTCAGGGACAGATGCGGCCCGGACGGCAGCTCGCCGTGCTCGGGCTCATCTTCGTCGTCCTCTATCTTTTGGTGTTCTTCTCGGGCGGCGCCAGCGGTGGCTGGAAGGACCGGTTGGAGCCGCGGCTCGGCCTGGACCTCGTCGGCGGCACCCGGCTGACGCTCGAGGCCACCAACACGGTGGACGGCAAGCCCCCGACCGCCGACAACCTCGAGGAGGCCCGCCAGATCATCGAGAGCCGGGTCAACGCCTACGGCGTGGCCGAGGCCGAGGTGGTCACCGAGGGCAACCGCAACATCGTCATCTCCCTGCCCGGCCAGAACCGCGACCTCACCGACGTCGGTGAGGCCGCCGAGCTGCGCTTCCGCAAGGTGCTCAAGGCCACCGACGGCAGTGGTGCCGCGGCCGCGCCCGCGCCGACCCCGAGCGCCTCGCCGTCCGGCGCCGCCACCCCGACCCCGTCGGGCAGCGCGTCGCCGCAGGCGACCACGAGCCCCAAGGTGAGCGGCTCGCCGAGCGCCGGCGGGCAGGGCGGCATGGCCCCGACGCCGAGCGCCAGCGCCTCGGCCTCGCCGAGCGCCGCCGCGCCGAGCCCGAGCGCCAGCGCCGAGCCGGTGGCGCAGAGCATCGAGCAGCAGCGCAAGGCCGTCGAGCAGAAGGTCGGCGCGGCCGCCTGGGCCGCCGCCTCCGGTCTCCAGGCCCCGGCGGACCTGACCACCGACCCGTCGCTGGCCGACAAGCTCAAGCCGTTCGGGACGCTCACCCCGCAGGAGGTCGCCGTCCTGCCGGTCGAGATGCAGTTCAACGTCCCGACCATCACCTGCACCCAGCTCGACACGCGGCCCGCCGCCTCGATCAAGGACGAGAAGCAGAAGGCGGTCGCCTGCGAGTCCGGCGCGAAGTATCTGCTCGACGTCGCGAAGGTGCTCGGCACCGACGTCAAGAACGCCTCCGCCCAGCTCGACCAGACCAGCTCCTGGGTGGTCAGCCTGAACTTCACCGGCAAGGGCCAGGAGAAGTGGACCGCGCTGACCCGCGAGGCGTTCAACAACGAGGGCCAGGCCTGCGACCAGACCGCGCTCGGCCAGGACGGCAAGTGCCGGGTCGCCGTGGTGCTGGACAACGAGATCGTCTCGTCCCCGGAGATCCAGGGCGTGCTGACCGGTGACTCGCAGATCACCGGCAGCTTCGACAACAAGGCCGCGAACGCGCTCGCCAGCCAGCTGCGCTACGGCGCGCTGCCGGTGACCTTCGAGCCGCAGGAGCAGCAGAACGTCACCGCGACGCTCGGCGACAGCCACCTCAAGGCGGGTCTGCTGGCGGCCGGCATCGGCATGCTGCTGGTCATCATCTACTCGTTCTTCTACTACCGTCTGCTCGGCTCGGTCATCTTCCTGAGCCTGGTGCTCTCCGCGCTGCTGGTGTTCGGCGCGCTGGTGGTGCTCGGCCGGTCGATCGGCTTCACGCTCACGCTCGCCGGCATCGCCGGCATGATCGTCTCGCTGGGCGTCGCGGCGGACTCGTTCGTCATCTACTTCGAACGATTGAAGGACGAGATCCGGGAGGGCCGGAGTCCACGGAGCGCGGTGCCGCGCGCCTGGATCCGGGCTCGCCGGACGATCATCTCGGCGAACGCGATCACGCTGATGTCGGCGGTGGTGCTCTACATCGTGTCGGTCGGCGCGGTGAAGGGCTTCGCCTTCGCGCTCGGCCTGGCCACAGTGCTCGACCTGGTCGTCGTTTTCCTCTTCCGCCACCCGATCATGACGATGTTCGCCCGTACCCGGGCGTTCCTGTCGCCGCGGGTCAGCGGTCTGGGCCGGGCGCTGCCGGCCCGGTCGACCGAGCCGGGCACCGCCCGCAACCCGCGTGTCAAGGAGGCCTGA
- the yajC gene encoding preprotein translocase subunit YajC → MLYAAASGGGAGSLTPILMIALLFVVMYFMMIRPQQKRRREAEQMQSALAPGDEVVTIGGLHGTVTAVEDETVLLEVAPGVQTRYARPAVARVIKRAEAPAAETITEEAEPVKE, encoded by the coding sequence GTGCTTTACGCAGCAGCGAGTGGCGGGGGAGCCGGCAGTCTGACGCCGATCCTCATGATCGCTCTGCTCTTCGTCGTCATGTACTTCATGATGATCCGTCCGCAGCAGAAGCGCCGCCGCGAGGCCGAGCAGATGCAGTCCGCCCTCGCCCCCGGCGACGAGGTGGTCACCATCGGCGGCCTGCACGGCACGGTCACCGCGGTCGAGGACGAGACGGTCCTGCTCGAGGTCGCGCCGGGCGTGCAGACCCGGTACGCCCGCCCCGCCGTGGCCCGCGTGATCAAGCGCGCCGAGGCGCCGGCGGCCGAGACGATCACCGAGGAAGCCGAGCCGGTCAAGGAGTGA
- the ruvB gene encoding Holliday junction branch migration DNA helicase RuvB → MSGDNLVSAYVDDAERDAEASVRPKRLSEFIAQDRVRDQLDLLLQGAMRRGSPPDHILLSGPPGLGKTSLANIVAAELGTGIRVTSGPAIERSGDLAAILTSLAEGDVLFIDEIHRIAKPAEELLYSAMEDFRVDVVVGKGPGATAIPLDVEPFTLVGATTRSGLLTGPMRDRFGFVAHLDFYAPADLEVLLHRSARILGVPITPEGAAEIAGRSRGTPRIANRLLRRVRDYAEVRAEGVVTLETARAALTVYDVDALGLDRLDRAVLTALVDSFRGGPVGLSTLAVTVGEQPDTVEEVCEPFLVRAGLLARTPRGRVATEAAWRHLGRTPPNGTFGVDAPPGPDLFSVQTDQP, encoded by the coding sequence ATGAGCGGGGACAACCTGGTCTCGGCGTACGTCGACGACGCCGAGCGGGACGCCGAGGCGAGCGTCCGCCCGAAGCGGCTCTCCGAGTTCATCGCCCAGGACCGGGTCCGCGACCAGCTCGACCTGCTGTTGCAGGGCGCGATGCGGCGCGGCTCCCCGCCGGACCACATCCTGCTGTCCGGGCCGCCCGGCCTCGGCAAGACCAGCCTTGCCAACATCGTCGCCGCCGAGCTGGGCACCGGGATCCGGGTGACCAGCGGCCCGGCCATCGAGCGCTCCGGCGACCTGGCCGCGATCCTGACCAGCCTCGCCGAGGGCGACGTGCTGTTCATCGACGAGATCCACCGGATCGCCAAGCCGGCCGAGGAACTGCTCTACAGCGCCATGGAGGACTTCCGCGTCGACGTGGTGGTGGGCAAGGGGCCGGGCGCCACGGCCATCCCGCTCGACGTGGAGCCGTTCACGCTCGTCGGCGCCACCACCCGGTCCGGCCTGCTGACCGGCCCGATGCGCGACCGGTTCGGTTTCGTCGCGCACCTCGACTTCTACGCCCCGGCCGACCTGGAGGTGCTGCTGCACCGGTCGGCCCGGATCCTCGGCGTGCCGATCACCCCCGAGGGGGCGGCGGAGATCGCCGGCCGGTCCCGGGGCACCCCGCGCATCGCCAACCGGCTGCTGCGCCGGGTGCGCGACTACGCCGAGGTGCGCGCCGAGGGCGTGGTCACGCTGGAGACCGCACGGGCGGCGCTGACCGTCTACGACGTGGACGCGCTGGGCCTGGACCGGCTCGACCGGGCGGTGCTGACCGCGTTGGTCGACTCGTTCCGGGGCGGTCCGGTGGGCCTGTCCACCCTCGCCGTGACGGTGGGGGAGCAGCCGGACACGGTCGAGGAGGTCTGCGAGCCGTTCCTGGTCCGGGCCGGGCTGCTGGCCCGTACGCCGCGCGGGCGGGTGGCGACCGAGGCCGCCTGGCGCCATCTGGGGCGTACGCCCCCGAATGGTACATTTGGTGTGGATGCCCCTCCGGGGCCCGATCTGTTCTCGGTGCAGACCGATCAGCCGTGA
- the ruvA gene encoding Holliday junction branch migration protein RuvA: protein MIASVRGTVTATGPDHAVVEVGGIGLAVQCAPGTLAELRVGQPARLATSLVVREDSLTLYGFADDDAKQLFELLQTASGVGPRLAQAVLAVHTPDAVRKAIANADTAALTRVPGIGKKGAERLVLELRDRIGPVPVGADGAAGVTAGAWPEQVRQALVGLGWTAAQAEQAVAAVAETVDGETPPVPVLLKQAIRLLGRTR from the coding sequence ATGATCGCGAGCGTACGCGGCACGGTGACCGCCACCGGCCCGGATCACGCGGTGGTGGAGGTGGGCGGCATCGGCCTGGCCGTGCAGTGCGCCCCCGGCACGCTCGCCGAGCTGCGCGTGGGCCAGCCGGCCCGGCTGGCCACCAGCCTGGTGGTCCGGGAGGACTCGCTCACCCTCTACGGCTTCGCCGACGACGACGCCAAGCAGCTGTTCGAGCTGCTCCAGACCGCCAGCGGGGTCGGTCCCCGGCTGGCCCAGGCGGTGCTCGCCGTGCACACGCCGGACGCGGTCCGCAAGGCCATCGCCAACGCCGACACCGCGGCGCTGACCCGGGTGCCGGGCATCGGCAAGAAGGGCGCCGAGCGGCTGGTGCTGGAGCTGCGCGACCGGATCGGCCCGGTGCCGGTGGGCGCCGACGGCGCGGCCGGGGTGACCGCCGGCGCCTGGCCGGAGCAGGTCCGCCAGGCCCTCGTCGGGCTGGGCTGGACGGCCGCCCAGGCCGAGCAGGCGGTGGCCGCGGTCGCGGAGACCGTGGACGGTGAGACGCCGCCGGTGCCGGTCCTGCTCAAGCAGGCGATCCGCCTCCTGGGCCGGACCCGATGA
- the ruvC gene encoding crossover junction endodeoxyribonuclease RuvC yields the protein MRVLGVDPGLTRCGVGVVEGVPGRPCTLVAYYVVYTDPADDLALRLLHLDRSLTDLVVEHRPDAVAVERVFSQHNVRTVMGTAQASGVAVLAGARAGLPVTTYTPSEVKAAVTGSGQADKAQMTAMVTRLLRLPEPPKPADAADALALAICHVWRGGTRSKLAAAAQRARRGGTR from the coding sequence GTGCGCGTGCTGGGCGTCGACCCGGGGCTGACCCGGTGCGGGGTCGGCGTGGTCGAGGGCGTGCCGGGCCGTCCCTGCACGCTCGTGGCCTACTACGTGGTCTACACCGACCCGGCCGACGACCTCGCGCTGCGCCTGCTGCACCTGGACCGCTCGCTCACCGACCTGGTCGTCGAGCACCGGCCGGACGCGGTCGCCGTGGAGCGCGTGTTCAGCCAGCACAACGTCCGCACCGTGATGGGCACCGCGCAGGCCAGCGGCGTCGCGGTGCTCGCCGGGGCCCGGGCCGGGTTGCCGGTGACGACGTACACGCCGAGCGAGGTGAAGGCGGCGGTGACCGGCTCCGGCCAGGCCGACAAGGCGCAGATGACGGCGATGGTCACCCGGCTGCTGCGGCTGCCCGAGCCGCCGAAGCCGGCCGACGCCGCCGACGCCCTGGCGCTGGCCATCTGTCACGTGTGGCGCGGCGGCACCCGGTCCAAGCTGGCCGCGGCCGCGCAACGGGCCCGACGAGGAGGGACGCGATGA
- a CDS encoding 3-hydroxybutyrate dehydrogenase, giving the protein MTAEPVAVPHVVHVDLTGRTALVTGGGGGIGRACALRLAAAGATVVVLDRDVAAAEAVAGEAGGRAVGIDLADPAAVDRLDVDADIVVNNAGLQHVAPVQDFPVERFEYIQRVMVEAPFLLIRRALPRMYASGWGRIVNISSVHGLRASPFKSAYVSAKHALEGLSKVVALEGAAHGVTANCINPAYVRTALVESQIADQAATHGIGEDEVVEKIMLARAAIKRLIEPEEVAELVAYLCSPPAAFLTGTSIALDGGWTAN; this is encoded by the coding sequence ATGACGGCAGAACCCGTGGCGGTCCCCCACGTCGTACACGTCGACCTGACCGGTCGCACCGCGCTGGTGACAGGTGGTGGCGGCGGCATCGGACGGGCCTGCGCGCTGCGCCTGGCGGCGGCCGGCGCGACGGTGGTGGTGCTGGACCGCGACGTGGCGGCGGCCGAGGCGGTGGCCGGCGAGGCCGGCGGCCGGGCGGTGGGGATCGACCTGGCCGACCCGGCGGCGGTGGACCGGCTCGACGTCGACGCCGACATCGTGGTCAACAACGCCGGGCTGCAACACGTCGCGCCGGTGCAGGACTTCCCGGTCGAGCGCTTCGAGTACATCCAGCGGGTGATGGTGGAGGCGCCGTTCCTGCTGATCCGCCGGGCGCTGCCCCGGATGTACGCGTCCGGCTGGGGCCGGATCGTGAACATCTCCTCGGTGCACGGGCTGCGCGCCTCGCCGTTCAAGTCGGCGTACGTCTCGGCGAAGCACGCGCTGGAGGGCCTGTCCAAGGTGGTCGCGCTGGAGGGCGCCGCGCACGGCGTCACCGCCAACTGCATCAACCCGGCGTACGTGCGCACCGCGCTGGTGGAGAGCCAGATCGCCGACCAGGCGGCCACCCACGGCATCGGCGAGGACGAGGTGGTCGAGAAGATCATGCTGGCCCGGGCGGCGATCAAGCGGCTGATCGAGCCGGAGGAGGTGGCCGAACTGGTGGCGTACCTGTGCTCCCCGCCGGCCGCGTTCCTCACCGGCACCTCGATCGCCCTCGACGGGGGCTGGACGGCGAACTAG
- a CDS encoding helix-turn-helix domain-containing protein, giving the protein MSVMSSPVEFLELLAREAAAVEFEGPLVAARAAGLPAERLAELEQAKVVALRVRALLARRRRRETELSGLYDTASDLAGLRDLDDVLRAIVHRARILLGTDVAYMTLNDDERGDTYMRVTDGSISARFQRLRLELGDGLGGLVAQTGTPYVTSNYQEDERFRHTGEIDGGVGEEGLVAILGVPLRLGSSVIGVLYAANRSARPFAREEVSLLVSLAAHAAVAIDTARLLAETRAALAELSAANSTIRAHSSSVERAAAAHDRMTALVVRGGGMEDVAAAVTEVLGGALLALDAEGRRLARVGEIEEPDRADIVEAVAASRTEGRSVRRGPLWYAAVVAGAENLGALVLRPDDELVDADQRILERAALVTALLLLFRRTVAEAEGRVRGELLDDLIARPLRDADALRARARRIAVDLDAPHVLVAVGDDAFAETGSARQRVLSWATTYASTRGGLAAARDGRVVLMLPGRDAGGAARSVARDLSRLTGRPVTAGASGPSTGPASLAVTFAEAERCLSALGALGRAGQGASTAELGFVGLLLGAVGDAGDRDVARFLATTVGPVLDYDARRGTALVKTLEAYFGVGGSLARAAEQLHVHVNTVTQRLERVGHLLGADWQRPERALEVQLALRLHRLRTPAR; this is encoded by the coding sequence ATGTCGGTCATGTCGTCGCCGGTCGAGTTCCTGGAGCTGCTGGCGCGCGAGGCCGCCGCGGTCGAGTTCGAGGGCCCGCTGGTCGCCGCGCGCGCCGCCGGCCTGCCCGCCGAACGGCTCGCCGAGCTGGAACAGGCCAAGGTGGTGGCGCTGCGGGTCCGGGCGCTGCTGGCGCGGCGGCGTCGCCGGGAGACCGAGCTGTCCGGCCTGTACGACACCGCGAGCGACCTGGCCGGGCTGCGCGACCTGGACGACGTGCTGCGCGCGATCGTGCACCGGGCGCGGATCCTGCTCGGCACCGACGTGGCGTACATGACGCTCAACGACGACGAGCGCGGCGACACGTACATGCGGGTCACCGACGGCTCGATCTCGGCCCGGTTCCAGCGGCTGCGGCTGGAACTGGGCGACGGCCTGGGCGGCCTGGTGGCGCAGACCGGCACCCCGTACGTCACCTCGAACTACCAGGAGGACGAGCGGTTCCGGCACACCGGGGAGATCGACGGCGGGGTGGGCGAGGAGGGCCTGGTGGCCATCCTCGGCGTGCCGCTGCGGCTCGGCTCCAGCGTGATCGGCGTGCTGTACGCGGCGAACCGCTCGGCCCGGCCGTTCGCCCGCGAGGAGGTGTCGCTGCTGGTGTCGCTGGCGGCGCACGCGGCGGTGGCGATCGACACCGCGCGGCTGCTCGCCGAGACCCGGGCGGCGCTGGCGGAGCTGTCGGCGGCGAACAGCACCATCCGGGCGCACAGCAGTTCGGTGGAGCGCGCCGCCGCCGCGCACGACCGGATGACCGCGCTGGTGGTGCGCGGCGGAGGCATGGAGGACGTGGCGGCGGCGGTCACCGAGGTGCTCGGCGGGGCGCTGCTGGCGCTGGACGCCGAGGGCCGGCGGCTGGCCCGGGTCGGCGAGATCGAGGAGCCGGACCGGGCCGACATCGTGGAGGCGGTGGCCGCCTCCCGTACCGAGGGGCGCAGCGTGCGCCGGGGCCCGCTCTGGTACGCCGCGGTGGTGGCCGGCGCGGAGAACCTGGGCGCGCTGGTGCTGCGCCCGGACGACGAGCTGGTCGACGCCGACCAGCGCATCCTGGAGCGCGCCGCGCTGGTGACCGCGTTGCTGCTGCTGTTCCGCCGGACCGTGGCCGAGGCGGAGGGGCGGGTCCGCGGCGAGCTGCTGGACGACCTGATCGCCCGGCCGCTGCGCGACGCCGACGCGCTGCGCGCGCGGGCCCGCCGGATCGCTGTGGACCTGGACGCCCCGCACGTGCTGGTGGCGGTCGGCGACGACGCGTTCGCCGAGACCGGCTCGGCCCGGCAGCGGGTGCTGTCCTGGGCCACCACGTACGCCTCGACACGGGGTGGCCTGGCCGCGGCGCGCGACGGGCGGGTGGTGCTGATGCTGCCCGGCCGGGACGCGGGCGGCGCGGCCCGCTCGGTGGCCCGGGACCTGTCCCGGCTGACCGGCCGCCCGGTGACCGCCGGGGCGAGCGGGCCGTCGACCGGGCCGGCGTCGCTGGCCGTCACGTTCGCCGAGGCGGAGCGCTGCCTGTCCGCGCTGGGTGCGCTGGGCCGGGCCGGGCAGGGGGCGAGCACCGCCGAGCTGGGTTTCGTCGGGCTGCTGCTGGGCGCTGTCGGCGACGCCGGGGACCGGGACGTGGCCCGGTTCCTCGCCACCACTGTGGGGCCGGTGCTGGACTACGACGCCCGGCGGGGCACCGCGCTGGTGAAGACGCTGGAGGCGTACTTCGGGGTGGGCGGCAGCCTGGCCCGGGCCGCCGAGCAGCTGCACGTGCACGTCAACACGGTCACGCAGCGGCTGGAGCGGGTCGGTCACCTGCTGGGCGCGGACTGGCAGCGGCCGGAGCGGGCGCTGGAGGTGCAGCTCGCGCTGCGTCTGCACCGGCTGCGCACGCCCGCCCGCTGA
- a CDS encoding TetR/AcrR family transcriptional regulator, with the protein MSDMTSTADAPRSPGRPRSTRADEAIIDATLDLLAEGSTVESLSIEAIANRAGVGKATIYRRWPGKDALLLDALRTLKGPAPRTAGRSVRDDLVLLVGAVGQHADPRVRKIMPCLVPEVNRSSSHRQAYEAIIEPRRAAMREVLHRGIDRGELRADLDVEVTMSLLTAPMLTQRMLRWHPERDERMLPERIVDTVLDGLRVR; encoded by the coding sequence ATGTCTGACATGACTTCCACGGCGGATGCTCCGCGGTCGCCCGGGCGACCGCGGAGTACCCGCGCGGACGAGGCGATCATCGACGCCACCCTCGACCTGCTGGCCGAGGGCAGCACCGTCGAGTCGCTGTCCATCGAGGCGATCGCCAACCGCGCAGGTGTCGGCAAGGCCACCATCTACCGCCGCTGGCCGGGCAAGGACGCGCTGCTGCTGGACGCGTTGCGCACGCTCAAGGGCCCCGCGCCCCGCACCGCCGGTCGCTCCGTCCGCGACGACCTGGTGCTGCTGGTCGGCGCCGTGGGCCAGCACGCCGACCCCCGGGTCCGCAAGATCATGCCCTGCCTGGTGCCCGAGGTGAACCGCAGCTCGTCCCACCGGCAGGCGTACGAGGCGATCATCGAGCCCCGGCGCGCGGCGATGCGCGAGGTGCTGCACCGCGGGATCGACCGGGGCGAGCTGCGCGCCGACCTCGACGTCGAGGTGACCATGTCGCTGCTCACCGCGCCGATGCTCACCCAGCGAATGCTGCGCTGGCACCCCGAGCGCGACGAGCGGATGCTGCCCGAGCGGATCGTGGACACGGTCCTGGACGGCCTGCGCGTGCGCTGA
- a CDS encoding MFS transporter has protein sequence MEPHENTGHPRRWAILGVLVISLLVVVLDNTILNVALRTLADPVHGLGATQGELEWAINSYTLVFAGLLFTFGVLGDRLGRRRFLILGLALFGLSSLLSAYAQDPGQLIAARALMGVGGAAIMPVTLSIISNVFDPRERAKAIGVWAGAVGLAVAIGPVLGGALLEHFWWGSVFLINVPVVVLGVVLVAALVPESRDPKPGRVDLLGVLLSVVGLVALTYGIIDGGEHGFDRPQVWIAVLGGLAVLGWFVAHELRSDHPSLDVRLFRVPRFAAPVALVGLVFFAAMGVMFFGAFYLQLVRGYSPLESGLLFLPFAAAQLIFAPRSAAMVRRYGGRAVAAAGLLLTTVALAAFVFIDADTPIWIFSALGFLQGAGMANIMPPATESIMSSLPREKAGVGSAVSNTVRQVAGALGVAVLGSVLSGVYRDQVGPAVAALPAPVRDAARESISGAYAVAGRLGPDAPRLIDAANDSFVSAMHWAAGASAVVAALGIVIVLRWMPGRPVVAPDAAPVTDRELAGTA, from the coding sequence GTGGAACCACACGAGAACACCGGACACCCGAGGAGGTGGGCGATCCTCGGGGTGCTGGTGATCAGCCTCCTCGTGGTCGTCCTCGACAACACCATCCTCAACGTCGCCCTGCGCACCCTGGCCGACCCGGTGCACGGCCTCGGCGCCACCCAGGGCGAGCTGGAATGGGCGATCAACTCCTACACGCTCGTCTTCGCCGGGCTGCTGTTCACCTTCGGCGTGCTCGGTGACCGGCTCGGCCGCCGCCGCTTCCTGATCCTCGGGCTGGCGCTGTTCGGCCTGTCCTCGCTGCTGTCCGCGTACGCGCAGGACCCGGGCCAGCTCATCGCGGCCCGCGCGCTGATGGGCGTCGGCGGCGCGGCCATCATGCCGGTGACGCTCTCGATCATCTCCAACGTCTTCGACCCGCGTGAGCGCGCCAAGGCGATCGGCGTCTGGGCCGGCGCGGTCGGCCTCGCGGTGGCGATCGGCCCGGTGCTCGGCGGCGCGCTGCTGGAGCACTTCTGGTGGGGCTCGGTCTTCCTGATCAACGTGCCGGTGGTGGTGCTCGGCGTGGTGCTGGTCGCGGCCCTGGTCCCGGAGTCCCGCGACCCGAAGCCCGGCCGGGTCGACCTGCTCGGCGTGCTGCTGTCGGTGGTCGGCCTGGTCGCGCTCACCTACGGCATCATCGACGGCGGCGAGCACGGCTTCGACCGCCCGCAGGTGTGGATCGCGGTGCTCGGCGGCCTCGCGGTGCTCGGCTGGTTCGTCGCCCACGAGCTGCGCAGCGACCACCCGTCGCTGGACGTACGGCTGTTCCGGGTGCCCCGGTTCGCCGCCCCGGTGGCCCTGGTCGGGCTGGTCTTCTTCGCCGCCATGGGCGTGATGTTCTTCGGCGCGTTCTACCTCCAGCTCGTCCGCGGCTACAGCCCGCTGGAGAGCGGCCTGCTGTTCCTGCCGTTCGCCGCCGCCCAGCTCATCTTCGCGCCGCGCAGCGCCGCGATGGTCCGCCGCTACGGCGGCCGGGCGGTCGCGGCCGCCGGGCTGCTGCTCACCACCGTGGCGCTCGCCGCGTTCGTCTTCATCGACGCGGACACCCCGATCTGGATCTTTTCGGCGCTGGGCTTCCTCCAGGGCGCCGGAATGGCGAACATCATGCCCCCGGCCACCGAGTCGATCATGTCGTCGCTGCCCCGGGAGAAGGCCGGTGTCGGTTCCGCGGTGAGCAACACCGTGCGGCAGGTGGCCGGCGCGCTCGGCGTGGCGGTGCTCGGCTCGGTGCTCTCCGGCGTCTACCGCGACCAGGTCGGCCCGGCGGTGGCCGCCCTGCCCGCCCCGGTACGCGACGCGGCCCGGGAGTCGATCTCCGGGGCGTACGCCGTCGCCGGCCGGCTCGGCCCCGACGCGCCGCGACTGATCGACGCCGCGAACGACTCGTTCGTCTCGGCCATGCACTGGGCGGCGGGCGCCTCCGCGGTGGTGGCCGCGCTCGGCATCGTGATCGTGCTGCGCTGGATGCCGGGGCGGCCGGTCGTCGCCCCCGACGCGGCGCCGGTCACCGACCGGGAGCTGGCCGGTACCGCGTAG
- a CDS encoding FAD-dependent monooxygenase — MGGRAVVVGGGIGGLAAGIGLRAAGWEVTVLERSAALPDSGTGLGIWPAAMRALDALGVGAEVRRRGSRQGGGSIRRPDGSRIAGIDVDRLERRHGEPVYLVTRPVLLAVLAGALPGPVLRLDAPVADPGPLREAYDLVVGADGINSVVREAMYGRRYPLRYAGAVAWRGVVDLDLAEGGETWGRGRKFGLTPAGPGRTNWYAAVRLPEGHPAPPDDAAELRRLFGDWHQPVPRVLDALTPEGILRHEIHDLTPLPSYVSGRTVLLGDAAHAMTPDLGQGACQALIDAVALAGCVRDADDLPAGLRAYDRRRRRPTQRIAAGARWAGRLSGARRLLPVRDAVLRLALAAGPPA; from the coding sequence ATGGGCGGACGCGCGGTCGTGGTCGGGGGCGGGATCGGCGGGCTCGCGGCGGGCATCGGCCTGCGGGCGGCGGGCTGGGAGGTGACGGTCCTGGAGCGGTCCGCCGCGTTGCCGGACAGCGGCACCGGGCTCGGCATCTGGCCCGCCGCGATGCGCGCCCTGGACGCGCTCGGCGTCGGTGCCGAGGTGCGCCGCCGGGGCAGCCGCCAGGGCGGCGGGTCGATCCGGCGCCCGGACGGCAGCCGGATCGCCGGCATCGACGTCGACCGGCTGGAGCGCCGCCACGGCGAGCCGGTGTACCTGGTCACCCGGCCGGTGCTGCTCGCCGTCCTGGCCGGCGCGCTGCCCGGCCCGGTGCTGCGCCTGGACGCCCCGGTGGCCGACCCGGGGCCGCTGCGCGAGGCGTACGACCTGGTGGTGGGCGCGGACGGGATCAACAGCGTGGTGCGCGAGGCGATGTACGGCCGGCGGTACCCGCTGCGCTACGCGGGCGCGGTGGCCTGGCGCGGTGTGGTCGACCTGGACCTGGCCGAGGGTGGCGAGACCTGGGGGCGGGGGCGCAAGTTCGGGCTGACCCCGGCCGGGCCGGGCCGCACCAACTGGTACGCCGCGGTGCGGCTGCCCGAGGGGCACCCGGCGCCGCCCGACGACGCTGCCGAGCTGCGCCGTCTCTTCGGCGACTGGCATCAGCCGGTGCCGCGGGTGCTCGACGCGCTCACCCCGGAGGGGATCCTGCGGCACGAGATCCACGACCTGACGCCGCTGCCGTCGTACGTGTCCGGCCGGACGGTGCTGCTCGGCGACGCCGCGCACGCGATGACCCCGGATCTCGGGCAGGGCGCCTGCCAGGCGCTCATCGACGCGGTCGCGCTCGCCGGCTGCGTCCGCGACGCCGACGACCTGCCCGCCGGGCTGCGGGCGTACGACAGGCGTCGCCGGCGGCCCACGCAGCGGATCGCGGCGGGCGCGCGGTGGGCGGGGCGGTTGTCCGGCGCGCGGCGGCTGCTGCCGGTGCGGGACGCGGTGCTGCGGCTGGCGCTGGCGGCCGGGCCGCCCGCGTGA